Part of the Gemmatimonadaceae bacterium genome is shown below.
CGCGGCGTCGCCCTGTTCGAGGGCGTCCAGCGCGCCCATGGCGGCCAGAATGCGCGAGCCCTCCGGGCTCACGTACTCGGCGCAGGGCTTCGCGCGGGGAAAGTGCGCCTTGTCGAGGACACAGACCTCGAGCCCCCGCTGCGCACAGTGCCATGCCGCGCTGCTCCCCGCCGGCCCGCCGCCCACCACCAGCACCTGCGTGTGTTGTCGGGGCATGCACGGCACTCCAGCCAGAGGGCACTCACGGTCTGTCTCAAAAACACACCGCGGCGTGCGAAAGGTCCAGCACGTGGTGCGCGCGGGATTACTGCAGGGCCAGGGCGACCGCTGCGCCGACGAGGGTGCAGATGAGGTTCACCCGATCATTCGTAAGCCACGCGAGCCCGCCGTCGGCGTGCGTGCTGGTGCCGCAGCGATGCACAGGCTGTTCCGTGGCGCGGGCGCAGGTCGGACACCAGCGGCGTGCCTGCAGCCAGGCGCCCACCACCGTGTCCGCCAGGGCGCCGCAGGCGCCGGCGTAGGCCACGACGGGCACCGCCGCCCACGGAATGAGCCGCACGGCCGCCGCCAGCGTCGCGAGCGCCGCCGCAGCGGCCAGCATGCCGGCAGTGCCCGCCAGCGAGACGGCGCCCGAGGTGCCCGGGACCGCCGTCTCGCGGGTGCGGAG
Proteins encoded:
- a CDS encoding DUF92 domain-containing protein, whose protein sequence is LRTRETAVPGTSGAVSLAGTAGMLAAAAALATLAAAVRLIPWAAVPVVAYAGACGALADTVVGAWLQARRWCPTCARATEQPVHRCGTSTHADGGLAWLTNDRVNLICTLVGAAVALALQ